The Canis aureus isolate CA01 chromosome 24, VMU_Caureus_v.1.0, whole genome shotgun sequence nucleotide sequence CTTTTACATATgtgaaagagataaaaaaaatctcttccactTACCCTTCTGGGGTGATATAAGGCTCAAATGAGATCAAAAGTGTGAAAATACCTTGTAAACCTTAAAACTACAAAGTGCAAGTTTTCTTAAGAAGATTTGGGCGTTATCATCAAAGGGGACCCTGGCATCCTCTTTCCCTGCACTTGCCCTTCTTGTTCTGTCACAGCTAACTCAAAGCAGTGAATCTTCAGGATATGTCCTGGTGTAGAGGAACAATTGAATTTTATAGCTCCTCTTCATTTTAACAAGCAAATGAAACTTCTAGATGATGGAGATGGTGTCAGGTAATAATTAGTCACTGACATCTCAGGTCAATTAGGGAGGCATGGGACACGTGAGATTCCTGTGTCATCCCGGgtagagaatgaaagagagaaaaggaaccaGAAAAGGAGTCCTGTGATTGTCAGGTTTTGAATGAATgtagaaaggttaaaaaaaaaaaaacccacaaaaaaccccTGCAAAAACCCACCTGTTCTGCACCTTCCCCTGGGTATTAATGAAATTTGTCTCTGTTGTCAACACCAGGATCTATCTCCAAAATCAACTCAACTCAAGCATCTCTCGGGTGCTTATACAACATCAAATTCAAGGAAGAGCTTCCCAGTGTGAGGAGTTGTAAAAAGCCCGGGACACCTCTGGAACTTGGGATGTCTCTGCATGGCTTTGAAACCAATGGGACTAAATGAATAAAGTCATGCCTCATAGCAGGGGTGGATGAGCAGATTAGAATtcttcttccatcctttcttGTCTACTGTGTCTCCCTCAAGGCCACATGTTCTCAATTCTTTGAGCCTAATGCCTGGCATATTATTGGCCCTATAATGGAAGAGGAAGTGGAAAGATGAATGAAAGCATAAATAATCAGATTATGGGAACAAGTATTCAATGTCATCTTGCTCCCTAAACTAAGCCATAAGCCTGGGTATCCTTCATAGATTCTTCTAGAACCCTCTTTCACTCCTGCGTAACATTCATGGGTGACCCTACATACCTAGAACCCATAAAGCAAACCCCTGTTATTATAAGGTCCGTACTTGAGGCTGAGATAACAGGTGAATGAGACACAGTCCCCATCCACAAAGAGCTCACAGTAGTgacttctgcttctcttcccaaGCCCCTGTCAACTTTTGTCTCCACTTTGGAGCCCATGTGAGGAATTCAGTGCTAGGATCTATTTTCTGTTCTCCTTTTTGTCTCAGCCCTAAGGTGATTCCCAGGAACacagctgactttttttttgggcgggggggggggggatgagttttgagtatttattacctatttttttctcaagtcaTTTTTTATTGTAGCAGAATATACGTAATTTactcttttaaccatttttaattgtaCTGTTTAGTGACATGAAGAATCTTCACTTAATTGTGCAGCCATCACTtccatccatctccagagcttTGCACTTTCCCCAACCAAAATTCTGACCCCATTAAACACTATCTCCCCACTCCTTACCTCTTCCCAGCCTTTGGCAGCCACTATTCTGTTTTATCCATTTGACTACTCTTAGGTAGTCAAATAAGTGAAGCATAATATTTGCActttggtttattattatttattatttggcttatttcacttagcatactgtcTTTAAGGTTCAGCTATGTCCATAGACATattagattttttcctttttaagtttaaataataCTTCACTGTATGTATACAACACATTCATTTATCCACTTGTCCACCAATGggtatttgggttgcttccacctttttcACAGTGACTTTGATGACTTGCACTCCATGCAGATGGAGAAAAggagtcctttttaaaaaaaagctttttaattgaaattttaggtagttaacatacagtgcggTATtcatttctggagtagaattcagtgattcatcacttatttaCAACACTCAGTGCTAGAAGAATGGAATCTTCAATCTACACATATTTGGGGGATGAGAGCCACTTCCCTCATTCCCACTGTGAGATGGAGGGAGGCACATAAGACACCAGCAGATGTCACCActcaattaaaaatactttataataatatttagtaGCTAGTACATGCTTATGGTACGAAGTTTGGAAAATATAGCAAAGTGTCAAAAAGAAGTAAGAATTGCCTCTAATGTCCACACCCGGATATAACACAGGTGATCTGTATATACACAGAAAAAAGGATTGGAAAAGAGCAGTTAGGTTGTCTTTGTCCACTggggctgctataataaaaaatagcacagattgggtggcttataaacaacagacattcatTTCTTACCACTCTGGAGGCTGGAGAGTCTAAgaccaaggtgctggcagattcggTGTTTGATAGGAGCCTACTTACTTCCTGGTTCAGAGACAATGCTTTCTCcctgtcctcacatggtagaagcAAGGAGGAAGCCTTCTGGGGTCTCTTTGATAAGAACactgatcccattcatgagggctccaccctcaagACCCGATTACCTCCcaaagccccacctcctaataccatcacatcagGGAGTAGGGTTTCAGGATATGAATTTACTGGCAGAGGGGACTGCGAACATTCAGTCTATAGTACTGGTAATAATAGCTTTCTCCGGAAATAAATTAGCTGTGCTTGTTTCTCCTTGAGTCTGCTTTAGGAAGCCCCCAGGAGGCAGTCTCTGTACCTGCAAGGGTATGAGCCCCCAGACCCAGTCGCCACAGCCCATGTGTGCCTCGGGAGCTAGAGAAGCAAAGGCAGCACACAGACCTCATGCACATGTGTGATGCGCAGGGAGATGTTAGTTCACGTACATATAAAGCCTCACTCCCATTAGAGAGCTCCTAATAATTAGGCTCCAGAATTTGTGGTTTGGACAGAAGCAGCTCTAGAGGGAGTTTGTATTGAGACAGCAAATCTATGGAGGAAGCTTCTCATTGCCAGGATCCCCtgctccgccccccaccccccgtgtgcCCCTGGAGGGCCCCCTGGGAGAGCTGTGGACTGTTCTTTCTAGTCCCCAGAGAAGCCACTGGGGACTACCAGCCTTTTCCACCTGCCCTTTGGGGTTTTGGGGGGGCTGGGAAGAAATGCAGAACCCCTGAGTGAGGTAGGAGCCCCCAAGCAAGGAAATGTGGTCCAAGCGTGAGGTGTGATGTGGCACTGAGGGTGAGGGTGGCTGGCGGTCAGGGGCCAGATTCTCCTGAAAGGCACCAGAAATCAATGTAATTGTCAATTTCTCATGAGTCTTTGAGTTGAAACCTGAGAAAATCAACTCAGGATGGCCTTTCTTCCCAAACACACCCTGGAAAAGCCTATTAAAATAAGTAATTCCAACATGCTGAAATTCACATGGAACCCCTCCCACACCCCCTCTTCCTCTAGTTGGGCTCAAACCACCAATGCACGAGGCCATGGGGTCTTTGGGCCCCAATAACTGTAGCAGCCACCACTTCCCCTACCCAGGCCCCTGCAGTTCTCAGGAGCTGTAGTGGGCACGATCCCATTTGTTCCCTCCCTGCACCCGTCCTCAGGAGTAGGCAGGGCAGAGAGTGTCTATCCTTAACCATAGATAAGACAAAACTCCAGAGGGTTTGAGTGCCCTGTCCAAGCCCTGAGTCAGGACTCAGAGCCACATTCACAAACTCCgggagggcagctggggtggTGTGACAGGTTGGAGGAGAGATGGAACACCAGTGATGGAATTGCTGCTCTAAGACTAGGGACAGAGTGTGCTGGCGGATGTGAAGGAAGCAGATAGAAGAGGTTTCGTGACTCCTCCACTAATAATAATTCAGATTCCCCTCACACAGTTggagattacattttaaaatccctctcactcatattcttttttcttttcaaattgtggtaaaatatgcatgaCCTAAAAATTTACCGTTAGTGACATTCAAAATGTGCAAACATCACTGCTATCTAGTTCCAGAATATTCTCATCATCCAAAAAGAAAGCCCATGCCCATCATCTGTATTGAGAGTCAGCGCCCGGTCCTGAGGACATGGCTGGTGCCGGACACAGAGTCTGCATTTGATACATGCAAGGTGTACCTGAACCTGAGACATCCCCACTCTGCCAATAAGAAgtgttgttaaaaagaaaaaagtgctaaTTTGAATATGTAAACTTTTTAGggtaatatttaatgttttttttctattaacaGATGTTATAAATCACCTACTATATGTATTAATACATTAACTTAAAAATGTGGCTTTTCTCCAACTCCCCCTGTTACAAAACATTGAACACTCGCTCCAACCTTTGACATTAGTGTTATTCTCACCACAAGAACCATATCCACATTCTGGCCTTTGTCATTGTCCCTACTGTCTAAAGAAAGTTggctaatttttttattaatccagaaggtattcattttttaataataactcTTTTGAGGTACAGTTCACGTTactataaaattcatcctttgaAAATGGACATTTTGGagaattttagtatattcacagagttgtacaatGGACACCACTTTATCACTGCAGAACATTTtgatcaccccaaaaagaaaccctgtatcagtgatccctcttctccctccccccaacccagCCCCTGCAACTGCTAATCTGCTCTCTGCCTCCGCAGATTGatctatttcaaatatttcatatacattgAATCATATAATGTgtggtttttatgtttttggcATCTTTCACtttgcatgttttcaaggttcatccacgctATAGCAGGTGTCaacactttattcctttttatgacccAGGCTTCCATTGTATGAACATACCATCAGTTGTGTGTTTGCTCATCAGCTGACTGGCATTTGGGTGCTTCCAatttgggctattgtgaatagcgCCTGAAGTCTTCTACTGACCATCCTTTGCAGTATGGTCATCTCTGTTTTAGAAATGCAGCTCCGAGTCCAGAACAATGGGGACTTCATTCTCAGCTTGTACCCCCTCTGTCCAGTGGGTCAGGGCTTATCTGAGGGCACAGTAGCTGGTTGATGCCAGAGGACGAGGAAGATGTTAGTTGCTCAGTTAAGCCAGGGAGAGCCCAAAGCCCTCAACTCCTGGGAGGCCTGTTGGCTCCCCTTTCATAGCTCTgtgacgtgtgagaaacaaacgACCTGAGTCCCTCTCCATGGCATGACCCTAAGACCCTTTCTATGGCTTGTTCAGGTTCCACAGTGAGAGGAGCTGTGCAGAATCCAGTGGGAGCTCTGCTGTGTCAGCACCTGGAAGCCTTACTAGGGAAGCAGGTCCAAGCCTCAACCCACAGCAAAGCCCCAGCCTGCCCTCCTTCTGATGTCCAGGGGAAGCCAGACCCCGGGCCACTGAAGCCATGGGCTCCTCCCACTCTGCAGTCCTATCCATGACACAGCTTGGTCTGTGGTGGCTCCTTCTGATCCCAGCAGGTGAGTGGGTGTCATCACTAGGACATCACGTCACACCTGTGGGCTCCCATGCAGCATGGAGGAGACTCCTGCAGGTGGGCTCACAGCAACTGCCAAGGAACTTCCAGTAGCTCATTCTGCAGTGAGAAGGTGACTGGATGCTCACAGCTCTGGGCGCGTCACCTTGAACGTCCGCCAGCTTCAGTGTTGCTCGTCTGCAGAGTGTGAACCTGCCCGGGCTGTTGTGGGGAGCACATGAAATGAAAGTCTGTGACTAGCACCTGGGATGCAGTAGGCACTCGATACATGGCAACTATTGTTCATGTGTTTTTCTGGGTTTTAGCGCAGTCACCTTGGCTTGCTCAGGCAGCAGAAGCACGCAGGGTGAAACCGTTTGCAAAACATGGTGAAAATGGTCTTGAGTGATTCATCAATTTTGGGACACTTGGCCCGGTTGATAAGAAGGAGCAAAAGCCAGTGGTTTGAGCAAAAATGGGGGAGATGCCTGAAGTGGCAGAGGATTTTGTGGTTGGCATTAGCCAGTGGTTCATTGACAAGTGGATGGGAATGAAAGGCTCACTGAGATGCATGAAGCCCTTCTGTCTGATGCTCACCCCATACTGACCAAGTATCTCCCCCATACTGCTGTCCCTTGGGGCTCCTCAGTTCAAGGCTGCATCTTTTCTCCAGGTCTGGCGTCCTCTCCACTCCActgcctcttccttcctctctagcACTTACTTCCTTGCCCTCATATCTAATAGTCACAGAGTAACGGCCATTTCTTGAGCTCTAAGCGTGCACTGCTTGCTTCATTAAGCTCCATTATACACTCTTATATTCAATCCTCAACAGTGTTTTGAGATAGGTTCTGGATAGTGtccccaattttacagatgaggacactgagattGAGTGGTTCTGATTTGGTGGGAGAGGGACCAGAGCACCCACCACCATGGACTCCCAGAGACCCCACTCTTCCTTCCTGTTCACAGGGTCAGCACAGCGAGCCTCCCATACCCAAGCTGAGGACCGCCTCTTCAAACACCTCTTTAAGGGTTACAACCGCTGGGCGCGGCCAGTGCCCAACACCTCGGATGTGGTGATCGTGCGCTTTGGGCTGTCTATTGCCCAACTCATTGATGTGGTGCGCCTGTCCCCCCCGTGCTTCACCCCCTTGGGATCAGCCCCagtccttcttccctcccttcccagcttcatttctcctccttcccactctcccagccctgcagcccccctGGCAGGGCCTTGATTGGCAGCAGTGGGCTGTCTAGGAGCTCTGTGTGTTCTATTTGACATGAACCCTGAGGATCCAAGGGGCCCCTGTGATCCTGAAGAATTCGAGTAAGTGTGGCAGTGTCAGAAGAGGGTGGCAGGCTGGGCTGGGCGTGGGGTGTCATGTAAGAGGTTCTTCTGGTGAGTAGGGGCCCTGCATCAGCCCAGCCCACTCTACATTGTtaggggtgggggctggctcCATCACAATGTTGTTCTTAATCTCTCTACTGATCAGGATGAGAAGAACCAGATGATGACCACCAACGTCTGGCTAAAGCAGGTGAGAGCATCTTCCCTGGTTGAGGCAAGAGGAGGGGTGGGAGTCCACTGACCCCAGACACTCCCAGGAACTGTCTCACAAACAGTGGGATTCTGGATTCATGTTTCAAGTAAGCGTTGCCACTTGGGACATTCCCAAAGCCGGCGGATTGCAGACTGCTTCTCATAGGGGCAGTACCGCGAGACTGTGAGTCCAGCACCTGAGAATATCACCTACAACCTAGTCATCCCCTTTTGGGGAGAGGCATTTCCTGTATGCTGGCTATTGTGTTTGCAGATCTGCTCATTCTGAGTAGTCACTGAAAACCCCTGGGAGGTTTCATTCTGCCCATCTTACAGCTGAGGAAAGCCTGAAGCAGGGTACAGTTCAGCTAGAAAAGGGGGAGCCCCGGTGTGCTCAACTTGGAACCCCAGACTCCTTCTGCAGGAGAATGCTGGGTGTTCCATGTCTATGCTGCCTAAAAACTACCCTGAAACGTAATGGCCTAAAGCAACATTGTCAACTCTCATAGTTTTGTGGCCAGGAGTTTGGATGCCTTCTCCACATTGCATGGCAATTAGTGGTGTTATTTGGTGCTATTTAACCTTTGGCTGGTGTGCTCTGGAGGATCTAAGATAGCTTCACTCATGTCCATTCCTTAGCAGGGATGTCTGGAAGCTGGGCCCACTTGGCCCCTTCACCCTCTTGAGGCATACTGAGTCCCTTCATGAGTTCTCTCCAACACACAGTTGGATGCCTCCCCTGGAGGGTCAGGGACCCCAGAGCAAGGGTCCCAAGAGACAGGAAATGAAACTGCTGGTTTCTTAAGGTCTGGAAGCTGCCTCCAGGCCCAGCATCACTTCTGGCAAAGAATGTATTCCTTTTTGATGTACTATTGTTGGGGGCATAGGCTATATTACAGCCTGAATATATTCCTTCCCACTTTACCCCCTCATGctctgcccagcccctccccaggcccagaaGTAGAGGTGGTGGGGGAACATGAGAAAGAGGAACTAGCCCTCTGCCTACTTTTCCCCCACtactccctcttcctgccccactGATAACCTGACCATCTCCTATCTCAGAGGTTGGCACTCAGAAAACCACAATGGTCAAAATTTTTATTGACATCTCTATTTTGAGTCTTTTGAATGAACACCTTACTTTCCCTGGCCCCAGGGCTCTCTACTGGCCATTTAGCTTACAATGGAATGCTTAGGTGAGACATGTGGACGGGACCCCCTGACACTGTTCCCCTTGCAGCTGCAAGGGGGTTCATGGCCCATCTTTACAGATGTACAAATTGAGGCCCTAGCAGTAAGGGACTTGGGAAGCCACACAGTCCTTCAGTGCAGGGGCCAGACCTAGAACCTGGCTTGCCATAACTGTCCCCACAAGCAGGTCACCTTGGCCTTCAGGGTTGGgttggggagcagaggaaggagcccCGGAGAAGGAGTCATGCCAACCAGCACTGCCTCTGCCTACCCTGTGATGCAAGTCACTTAACCTATCACGgtctcatttcctcatcttttaaatgGGAACAGTATAATCTGTTGCCTGCGTTGGCAACCCATTGTCAATGACAGTAACCCACAGGTGTAGATACCCTCCAAATGGTGATTGAGTCTGAAAGCTTGACAGATGATGGACTAGAGGGAGGAGGATGCATTTATGAAGACCAATCTCATAATTGTTCATCCACGTCCTGAGAAGTCTTGACAATTTTACAAACTTTTTAAACCTTCCTTATTTTGCAACCCTGGCTCCTCTATGCACCTAAGACTTCCCCTACAGGTGAGCGGCCAATACTGCTCCAAGACCGGTGTCTTCCCAAGTATGGTTTGGGCACCGATGGCAGTGTTTCGTGAGATGGTATTACTTGCTTTGCTAATCTTTTTGTAATAGTCTTCTATTCATGTTTTAGCGGATATTTTCAAATGCTCCTGATGTTCTAGTTTAGGTCAGTGAtgtcaaatttcaaaatttatgtaattttaaaaagagtgagcCAACTTAAAGGAAAATACCAAGTACGTGATGACACAGGTAGAGCACACGTATTGGCAAAAAGTATCAAACTGGGACTTGTGTGCTTGAAGCTTGGGAACCACTGAGCTAGACCAGTGCTTTTGTTCTCATGTACCTGCTTCCTGAAAATGCTCCTATTTCCCTTCACTCCTTCCTGGATTCCTACCAGGTTGATACTTTGTGTAAACGTTACACTACTATCCTTAGACTGGAAAAGGCATCATGCAGGGGATTTACCTTTACTAGAGTGTATCGTTGCACTATTTTAGTGAAGATGTACACAAGCAAAATGGCCCCTGGAATGAGGTCAGGCTTGGAGTCAGGGAGGCCAGGATTCAAATACCAGTGCTGCCACTTACTAGCAGCGTACCCTCCATACATCACTTTCCTCACCCTAACCCGTGGGATTGTTGTGCAGATTAGAAAGAATCATCTATAAGAGCCTGTAACAAAAGGAGTGGGTTCATAAACGTAGTAGCTACTATTTTAATTGTGAAAAGCCCCTGGGAGCAAAGGACAGCCTTTTGCGTTGACCCCAATCATTATCTTCTGGTTGTTTCTTTCAGGTCCAGAAAGGATGTGGGAAGCCCTCCCAGAAATAGAACCAGACTCTGTTAGAGGAAGGAGGAATTGTTTTCATTGCTCAGCTACACACTGACTGAGCATTTACCCGGGGCGTGGTGCTAGGGTGCCAGAATTGAACCAGCTGCTGTCCCTggcttcatggagcttacagtggcattaaataaatacataggcaAATCCACATTGATCACCACTTGTGTTAATGCCAAAGAGGAACATTATAATAATACATACCTGGTTTTGAGAAGGATTCACTTGGACCAGCAGCTGGCAGCAAGCCTAGGACCCAGAATATCCCCTCCCTGCTGGGCCTCCCAGGGGGCTCTCTGGAGCACAGTTTGGAAGTCATTGTGGACTCCCCAGTCTCAGTTGCATAACCCGGGAGGGGATGCTTTCGCTTCTCtgtcctcagtttctttaccCGTTAAAATGGGGAAATACTCCCCTGTTCACCATCCCTCCCCAGCTCTCCCATGGAGGCTCTTCCTAGACAGAGGGTGTAAGAAATCCTTTGTAAACTGTAAGGCACTAAAAAACCTTGTTCTACAAGTGGATGAGGTGGTTATCTGGGGTCATCCCACTAGGGCAGCAGAACAAGGACCAGAGGTGGGGCTAGGATGACCTGTGGTCCAGGCGTGTCCAGGATTCTGAGTATTAGAGTTGGGGAAAAGCAGGGGGTTGGTTCTCACAGGCTGGACTCCCAATCTCCAGCTCAGAGCCCAGTCTCGGCCTCACAGCCCTTTCTCTTCCATGTGATTAGGGGAGGCACTTGGGGTGCTCCCAAAGCCGCTGCCAGGGGGTCCCCAGGCGGCCTTAGGTGTACCCCAAGGACCGGTTCTGACACGACTCCCCTCCCCACGCACAGGAGTGGACTGACTACAAATTGCACTGGAACCCGGCCGATTTTGGCAACATCACATCCCTCCGGGTCCCTTCGGAGATGATCTGGATCCCTGACATTGTCCTCTATAACAAGTAGGAAGCCCCGGGTCCAGGAGGCCCCTGGGAGGGGTGGGTAGAGCGAAGCTGGGCTGGGTCGGACCGGGGAGGTGCCCCCTTGTGTCTCGCTTCCTTGCCTCCCTCTCAACTCCTTCATTGCTCATCCTCaccccctccacctctcctcttgattcctttctttcttttgttttgtgctTTCACTCATACACCAAAATTTACTGAGTACCCACTCTGAATTAGTGCACGGTACTGTACTCCCGGCACACGATTTGCCAACACTGAGTAATATCTGAAAAATGTGGCTGGTGCAGGCTCTGGAAACACTGCCTAAGCGTTGGCAGTTTGCAGGATGGCAGTCCTGTTGGAGCAGGTAAACCGCCACCccagggggagggaggacagCCTCAAGGGAGCAAACTCACTTGGTATGGGTATGTT carries:
- the LOC144296399 gene encoding neuronal acetylcholine receptor subunit alpha-2-like; translated protein: MEETPAGSAQRASHTQAEDRLFKHLFKGYNRWARPVPNTSDVVIVRFGLSIAQLIDDEKNQMMTTNVWLKQEWTDYKLHWNPADFGNITSLRVPSEMIWIPDIVLYNK